One Sporichthyaceae bacterium genomic region harbors:
- a CDS encoding ABC transporter ATP-binding protein: MTTPHHAPVDGPTTAPDLVLDLAEICVVRDGARLLDDIHLQVWAGERWVVLGPNGAGKTTLLQIVAGHLHPTSGWAAILGEVLGETDVFELRPRVGLASAALADRLPRNEKVRDVVLTAAYAVVGRFRENYAQVDVERAELLLRVLGMSEYLNRTFGTLSEGERKRVQIARALMADPELLLLDEPAAGLDLGGREDLVRRLSRLARDSFAPTMIMVTHHVEEIPPGITHVLMLRDGRVVASGELFTTLTEANLTACFGVPLVLSRDGARFAARLA, encoded by the coding sequence ATGACCACGCCCCACCACGCGCCCGTCGACGGCCCCACCACCGCACCGGACCTGGTCCTCGACCTGGCCGAGATCTGCGTCGTCCGGGACGGCGCCCGCTTGCTGGACGACATTCACCTGCAGGTGTGGGCCGGGGAGCGCTGGGTGGTGCTCGGCCCCAACGGCGCGGGCAAGACCACGCTGTTGCAGATCGTCGCCGGCCATCTGCACCCGACCTCTGGTTGGGCGGCCATCCTCGGCGAGGTGCTCGGCGAGACCGATGTGTTCGAGCTACGGCCGCGGGTCGGCCTGGCCAGCGCGGCGCTCGCGGATCGCCTGCCGCGCAACGAGAAGGTCCGCGACGTGGTGCTCACCGCGGCCTACGCGGTGGTCGGTCGGTTCCGGGAGAACTACGCGCAGGTCGACGTGGAGCGGGCCGAGTTATTGCTGCGGGTACTCGGCATGAGCGAGTACCTCAACCGGACGTTCGGCACGCTGTCCGAGGGTGAACGCAAGCGCGTGCAGATCGCCCGGGCCTTGATGGCCGACCCGGAACTGCTGCTGCTCGACGAGCCTGCCGCCGGGCTGGACCTGGGCGGACGCGAGGACCTGGTGCGGCGGCTCTCCCGGCTGGCCCGCGACTCGTTCGCCCCGACGATGATCATGGTGACCCACCACGTCGAGGAGATCCCGCCGGGTATCACGCACGTGCTGATGCTCCGCGACGGCCGGGTGGTCGCCTCCGGGGAGTTGTTCACCACCTTGACCGAGGCGAACCTGACCGCGTGCTTCGGCGTGCCCCTGGTGCTCAGCCGCGACGGCGCCCGGTTCGCCGCCCGATTGGCGTAG
- the glgA gene encoding glycogen synthase encodes MRVDLFSREYPPEVYGGAGVHVEYLARELRHLLDVRVHCFGAPRSEAGVQAYDVPSELADANAALGVLGVDLQMAAGAAGADLVHSHTWYANMAGHTAKLLHGMPHVMTTHSLEPLRPWKAEQLGGGYALSSWAERTAVEAADAVIAVSAGMRADVLRCYPNVNPAKVSVIHNGIDTDQYAPDPGTDLMLRHQVDPERPTVVFVGRITRQKGLPYLLHAAQSFDSDAQIVLCAGAPDTKEILTEVTDLVNILRAERDGVIWISESLPRPDVVQILSHATVFVCPSVYEPMGIVNLEAMACETAVVATATGGIPEVVADGETGLLVAIDQLDDGTGIPRDPDGFATDFAAAVNTVLRDPSRAAAMGKAGRERAVTQFSWPEIASRTAQLYASLAQR; translated from the coding sequence ATGCGCGTCGACCTGTTCAGCCGCGAGTACCCGCCCGAGGTGTACGGCGGGGCCGGCGTGCACGTGGAGTACCTCGCCCGCGAGCTGCGCCACCTGCTCGACGTGCGGGTGCACTGTTTCGGTGCGCCACGGTCCGAGGCGGGCGTGCAGGCCTACGACGTACCGTCAGAACTGGCCGACGCGAACGCGGCGTTGGGCGTGTTGGGTGTCGATCTGCAGATGGCCGCAGGAGCCGCGGGCGCGGATCTGGTGCACAGTCACACCTGGTACGCGAACATGGCCGGGCACACCGCGAAGTTGCTGCACGGCATGCCGCACGTGATGACCACCCACTCGCTGGAGCCGCTGCGGCCGTGGAAGGCCGAGCAACTCGGCGGCGGGTACGCGCTGTCCTCGTGGGCGGAGCGGACCGCGGTGGAGGCCGCCGACGCGGTGATCGCCGTCTCCGCCGGCATGCGCGCCGACGTGTTGCGCTGCTACCCGAACGTGAACCCGGCGAAGGTATCGGTGATTCACAACGGCATCGACACCGACCAGTACGCACCCGACCCGGGCACCGATCTGATGCTGCGTCACCAGGTGGACCCGGAGCGGCCCACGGTGGTGTTCGTCGGTCGGATCACCCGGCAGAAGGGTCTGCCTTACCTGCTGCACGCGGCCCAATCCTTCGACTCCGACGCCCAGATCGTGCTGTGCGCGGGCGCGCCGGACACCAAAGAGATCCTCACCGAGGTCACCGACCTGGTGAACATCTTGCGGGCCGAACGCGACGGGGTGATCTGGATCTCCGAATCCCTACCGCGGCCCGACGTCGTGCAGATCCTCAGCCACGCCACGGTGTTCGTCTGCCCCTCGGTGTATGAGCCGATGGGCATCGTCAACCTCGAGGCGATGGCCTGCGAGACCGCTGTGGTCGCCACCGCCACCGGCGGCATCCCCGAGGTCGTCGCCGACGGCGAGACCGGACTGCTGGTGGCGATCGATCAGCTGGACGATGGCACCGGCATCCCGCGGGACCCCGACGGCTTCGCCACCGATTTCGCCGCCGCCGTCAACACCGTGCTGCGCGACCCCTCCCGCGCCGCCGCCATGGGCAAAGCCGGCCGCGAACGCGCCGTCACCCAGTTCTCCTGGCCCGAAATCGCCTCCCGCACCGCGCAGCTGTACGCCTCCCTCGCCCAGCGCTGA
- the glgC gene encoding glucose-1-phosphate adenylyltransferase — protein sequence MAASRVLAIVLAGGEGKRLMPLTTDRAKPAVPFGGIYRLIDFVLSNLVNGGYLKIVVLTQYKNHSLDRHISRTWRMSAMLGNYVTPVPAQQRRGPHWFAGSADAIFQNLNLIEDEQPEHVVVFGADHIYRMDPRQMVAQHVDSGVGVTVAAVRQPRAIADQFGVITTDSTGSRIEAFLEKPHEVEGLPDSPEEIYASMGNYVFRTSALVNAVTEDALDPSSRHDLGGNIIPRLVAQGQGGVYDFSDNDVPGPEGRESAYWRDVGTLDAFYDAHMDLISANPAFNLYNREWPIYTLQDAWPPARFVGGTEGVTGHAVESMISGGVQIAGSVERSVLSPGVAVGRNARVEGCVLLDGVRIGQDAAVRNAILDKNVVVPDGFRLGFSDSDSSLPRVTVTKDGIRVVSKGTGLTLPG from the coding sequence ATGGCCGCTTCCCGGGTTCTTGCGATAGTGCTGGCCGGTGGCGAGGGCAAGCGGCTGATGCCGCTGACCACCGACCGCGCCAAGCCCGCGGTGCCCTTCGGCGGGATCTACCGGCTGATCGACTTCGTGCTGTCCAACCTGGTCAACGGCGGCTACCTGAAGATCGTCGTGCTGACCCAGTACAAGAACCACAGCCTGGACCGGCACATCTCCCGCACCTGGCGCATGTCCGCGATGCTCGGCAACTACGTCACCCCGGTGCCCGCCCAGCAACGGCGTGGCCCGCACTGGTTCGCCGGCTCCGCCGACGCGATCTTCCAGAACCTCAACCTGATCGAGGACGAGCAGCCCGAACACGTGGTGGTATTCGGCGCCGACCACATCTACCGGATGGACCCCCGACAGATGGTCGCCCAGCACGTCGATTCCGGGGTCGGCGTCACCGTCGCCGCGGTGCGCCAACCGCGCGCCATTGCCGATCAGTTCGGGGTGATCACCACCGACTCCACCGGGTCCCGCATCGAAGCCTTCCTGGAGAAGCCGCACGAGGTTGAGGGACTGCCCGACTCGCCCGAGGAGATCTACGCCTCCATGGGCAACTACGTCTTCCGCACCTCGGCGTTGGTCAACGCCGTCACCGAGGACGCGCTGGACCCGTCCAGCCGACACGACCTGGGCGGCAACATCATTCCCCGGCTGGTCGCCCAGGGGCAGGGTGGCGTCTACGACTTCTCGGACAACGACGTACCCGGGCCGGAGGGCCGCGAGTCGGCCTACTGGCGCGACGTGGGAACCCTGGATGCCTTCTACGACGCGCACATGGACCTGATCTCGGCCAACCCCGCGTTCAACCTCTACAACCGCGAGTGGCCCATCTACACCCTGCAGGATGCGTGGCCGCCGGCCCGGTTCGTGGGCGGCACCGAGGGCGTGACCGGGCACGCGGTGGAGTCGATGATCTCCGGTGGGGTGCAGATCGCCGGGTCCGTGGAACGCTCCGTGCTCTCCCCCGGCGTGGCCGTCGGGCGCAACGCCCGGGTTGAGGGCTGCGTGTTGCTCGACGGGGTGCGCATCGGCCAGGACGCCGCGGTGCGCAACGCCATCCTGGACAAGAACGTGGTGGTGCCGGACGGCTTCCGGCTCGGCTTCTCCGATTCCGACAGCAGCCTGCCCCGGGTCACCGTCACCAAGGACGGCATCCGGGTGGTGTCCAAGGGCACCGGTCTCACCCTGCCCGGATGA
- the serB gene encoding phosphoserine phosphatase SerB yields MTDRTLLVTVTGRDRPGVTAALFDALIGYDAEVLDVEQVVIRGRLLLGVLVSPGTEEAALRAAVAGAAHATGVDVEIASGSGDNVPRRSGRLHVTILGRPLGTAAMAGLAARIAGCGANIDRIMRLSRTPVTSLELDISGATDPDRLRAELAAEAAARGVDIAVTRAGLHRRGRRLVVMDVDSTLIQDEVIELLAAHAGCAGEVARVTEAAMRGELDFEASLRARVALLAGLDASVIDAVRAAVRLTPGARTLIRTLKRLDHEVAIVSGGFTQITDSLVAELDLDYSAANTLEIVDGTLTGGLTGPIVDRAYKAAMLEHFAERAGVPLSQTVAIGDGANDLDMLARAGLGVAFNAKPLVRKSAHAAINVPYLDALLFLLGISREDVEDADAENL; encoded by the coding sequence ATGACCGATCGCACGCTGCTGGTCACCGTCACCGGGCGGGATCGACCCGGCGTTACCGCCGCGTTGTTCGACGCGCTGATCGGCTATGACGCCGAGGTGCTCGACGTCGAGCAGGTGGTCATCCGCGGCCGGCTGCTGCTCGGCGTGCTGGTCTCCCCCGGCACCGAGGAGGCCGCGCTGCGCGCCGCGGTGGCCGGCGCCGCGCACGCCACCGGCGTCGACGTGGAGATCGCCTCGGGCAGCGGGGACAACGTCCCGCGGCGCAGCGGTCGGTTGCACGTGACGATCCTGGGCCGCCCGCTCGGCACCGCGGCGATGGCCGGGCTGGCTGCGCGCATCGCGGGCTGCGGGGCGAACATCGACCGGATCATGCGGCTGTCCCGCACCCCGGTGACCAGCCTGGAACTGGACATCTCCGGGGCCACCGACCCGGACCGGCTGCGCGCCGAACTGGCCGCCGAGGCCGCCGCCCGTGGGGTGGACATCGCGGTCACCCGCGCCGGGCTGCACCGGCGTGGCCGGCGCCTGGTGGTGATGGACGTGGACTCCACCCTGATCCAGGACGAGGTCATCGAACTGCTCGCCGCGCACGCGGGCTGCGCGGGCGAGGTCGCCCGGGTCACCGAGGCGGCCATGCGCGGCGAATTGGACTTCGAGGCCTCGCTGCGCGCCCGGGTGGCACTGCTGGCCGGGCTGGACGCGAGTGTGATCGACGCGGTGCGGGCCGCTGTTCGGCTCACGCCGGGCGCGCGCACGTTGATCCGCACGCTCAAGCGGCTCGACCACGAGGTGGCCATCGTCTCCGGTGGCTTCACCCAGATCACCGACTCACTCGTCGCCGAACTGGACCTGGACTATTCCGCGGCCAACACCCTGGAGATCGTCGACGGCACACTCACCGGTGGGCTGACCGGTCCGATCGTGGACCGCGCCTACAAGGCCGCCATGCTCGAGCACTTCGCCGAGCGGGCCGGGGTTCCACTGTCCCAGACGGTGGCCATCGGGGACGGCGCCAACGACCTGGACATGCTCGCGAGAGCCGGGCTCGGGGTGGCGTTCAACGCCAAGCCCTTGGTCCGCAAATCCGCGCACGCCGCGATCAACGTGCCCTACCTGGACGCGCTGTTGTTCCTGCTCGGCATCAGCCGGGAGGACGTCGAGGACGCGGACGCGGAGAATCTCTAG
- a CDS encoding histidine phosphatase family protein has translation MSRQLIVLRHAKAERGAYTDHDRPLTARGRVDALAAGRWLAEHGLHPDLTVCSTAVRAKETWALAAAELGDGVRTIFERAVYGGEEDELLQVLREVAEDARRVVLCGHNPGLQYLVLALAGSGSEENLLRARQNFGTAAVAVLHLPGKWAKLAEGSAELTAMTVARG, from the coding sequence ATGAGCCGCCAATTGATCGTGCTGCGGCACGCCAAGGCCGAGCGCGGCGCTTATACCGACCACGACCGCCCGCTGACCGCCCGCGGGCGGGTCGACGCGCTGGCGGCGGGCCGCTGGCTTGCCGAGCACGGCCTGCACCCGGACCTGACGGTGTGCTCCACCGCGGTGCGGGCCAAGGAGACCTGGGCGCTGGCCGCGGCCGAACTCGGGGACGGGGTGCGGACCATCTTCGAGCGCGCGGTGTACGGCGGCGAGGAGGACGAGCTGCTGCAGGTGTTGCGCGAGGTGGCTGAGGATGCCCGCCGCGTGGTGCTGTGTGGGCACAATCCGGGCCTGCAGTACCTGGTGCTGGCGCTGGCGGGCTCGGGTTCGGAGGAGAACCTGCTGCGCGCCCGGCAGAACTTCGGCACCGCGGCGGTGGCCGTGCTGCACCTGCCCGGCAAGTGGGCCAAGCTCGCCGAGGGCAGCGCGGAGTTGACCGCGATGACGGTGGCCCGCGGCTAG
- the fabI gene encoding enoyl-ACP reductase FabI, whose amino-acid sequence MGLLDGKRVLVTGVLTDASIAFHVARLAQEEGASVVLSSYGRVLRLTTRIAGRLPQPAEVIELDVTDAAHLEALPANVRAAGLDGLDGVVHSIGFAPEAALGGNFLNTAWDDVATAVHVSAYSYKALAMAARELYPASGASLVGLTFDATVAWPKYDWMGVAKAALESCSRYLARDLGSSGVRSNLVAAGPIRTMAAKSIPGFDEFEHVWKTRAPMSWDIANPVPAAQGCVALLSDWFPATTGEIVHVDGGVHAMGG is encoded by the coding sequence ATGGGACTGCTCGATGGCAAGCGTGTTCTGGTCACCGGCGTGCTCACCGACGCCTCCATCGCGTTCCACGTGGCGCGGCTGGCCCAGGAGGAGGGCGCGAGTGTCGTGCTGTCCTCCTACGGCCGGGTGCTGCGGCTGACCACCCGTATCGCGGGTCGATTGCCGCAACCGGCCGAGGTGATCGAGCTGGACGTCACCGACGCCGCGCATCTGGAGGCGTTGCCCGCCAACGTGCGCGCGGCCGGCCTGGACGGTCTGGACGGGGTGGTGCACTCGATCGGGTTCGCGCCGGAGGCGGCGCTGGGTGGCAACTTCCTCAACACCGCCTGGGATGACGTGGCCACCGCCGTGCACGTCTCGGCGTACTCCTACAAGGCGCTGGCCATGGCCGCCCGCGAGCTGTACCCCGCATCGGGCGCCTCGCTGGTCGGGCTGACCTTCGACGCCACCGTGGCCTGGCCCAAGTACGACTGGATGGGGGTGGCCAAGGCCGCGCTGGAGTCCTGCTCCCGGTACCTGGCCCGGGACCTCGGGTCGTCCGGGGTGCGCTCCAACCTGGTGGCGGCGGGCCCGATTCGCACGATGGCCGCCAAGTCGATCCCCGGTTTCGACGAGTTCGAGCACGTGTGGAAGACCCGCGCGCCGATGAGCTGGGACATCGCGAACCCGGTGCCGGCCGCGCAGGGCTGTGTGGCGTTGCTGTCGGACTGGTTCCCGGCGACCACCGGTGAGATCGTGCACGTGGACGGCGGCGTGCACGCGATGGGTGGCTGA
- the fabG gene encoding 3-oxoacyl-ACP reductase FabG: MSRSVLVTGGNRGIGRAIAEAFVAAGDQVAVTYRSGELPDGVLGVKCDVTDAAAVDAAFAEAEAAHGPVEVVIANAGITRDTLLLRMSEDDFTAVLDTNLTGSFRVAKRGAKSMLRQRKGRIIFISSVVGLLGSPGQVNYAASKSGLIGMARSMARELGSRNITANVVAPGFIETAMTAEVTEERQKQILGSVPLGRYGQTDEIAGVCLFLAGEHAAYITGAVIPVDGGLGMGH, from the coding sequence GTGAGTCGTTCGGTACTGGTGACCGGGGGTAATCGGGGGATCGGACGGGCGATCGCGGAGGCGTTCGTCGCGGCGGGGGACCAGGTGGCGGTCACCTACCGCTCGGGCGAGCTGCCCGACGGCGTGTTGGGCGTGAAATGCGATGTGACCGACGCCGCAGCGGTGGACGCGGCCTTCGCCGAGGCGGAGGCCGCACACGGCCCGGTCGAGGTGGTGATCGCCAATGCGGGCATCACCCGGGACACGTTGCTGCTGCGGATGAGCGAGGACGACTTCACCGCGGTGTTGGACACCAACCTGACCGGCTCGTTCCGGGTGGCCAAGCGCGGCGCGAAATCAATGCTGCGCCAGCGCAAGGGACGCATCATTTTCATCTCCTCGGTGGTCGGACTGTTGGGCTCGCCGGGTCAGGTGAACTATGCGGCCTCGAAGTCCGGGCTGATCGGGATGGCCCGGTCCATGGCGCGGGAGTTGGGGTCGCGCAACATCACCGCGAATGTCGTTGCGCCCGGATTCATCGAGACCGCGATGACCGCGGAGGTGACCGAGGAACGGCAAAAGCAGATCCTCGGTTCGGTTCCGCTGGGCCGCTATGGGCAGACCGACGAGATCGCGGGTGTCTGCCTGTTCCTGGCCGGCGAGCACGCCGCCTACATCACCGGTGCGGTCATCCCCGTGGATGGCGGACTGGGCATGGGTCACTGA
- a CDS encoding penicillin-binding transpeptidase domain-containing protein yields MARPQTWRSVAGATSVALLCAGCGGGVNLPFTGGGNNGPKDDAATAGAAFLSDWSAGNLTAAADRTTEPTQAHAALDELATRLRPDKRTFAPGKVSNCGDSAPCTMPFHADLLLNALGDWNYDGRLSLVHQQVGATKKWLVAWSPSVIHPLLTDDTTLARVRHLPPRAAILDRSGRALVDNQAVVKVGVKAGDVPDGTIEKLADLLDVNVDGLTTRTNQAQDGQFVEAVVLRKSDYLDKKASLDQIGGVVTQDGTLSLAPTRAFAREVLGTVATATAASLQNAGPTASAADSVGSFGLQAIYQKQLAGRPRGEIDLVKRDTRAVVSTLSTFTEVPGSPVHTTLDLTVQRAAENAVALTGENSSLVAIDIRTGDILAVANGPADKAGEDRALNGQYAPGSTFKIITAAALLAGGLEPTDTVNCPSSITVDGKKFTNYDGLGSLGEVSFSRDFEESCNTAFIGQAMKLPDDAVSNTADLFGIGEDWDLVLDSYSGNVPPAASPTEQAADAIGQGKVLMSPLAMAVVAAAVAAGTPYAPHLVTSGPPPEVAPTVGPSGAPTLGPDDTDNTDDGTDDTDDPDFQATPDETPMAYSSNLDVTPSPSPSATYGGDVLAPLEYATALRNLMYATVKSGTATVLKIKGEKVGAKTGTAEYGSEVQPGKHAWMVGFMGNIAFAVIVERGDTGATTAGPLAKSFLTDVKGYNVPARENDN; encoded by the coding sequence TTGGCACGCCCGCAAACCTGGCGCTCAGTCGCCGGCGCGACGTCTGTCGCCCTGCTCTGCGCGGGCTGCGGCGGCGGGGTCAACCTGCCGTTCACCGGCGGCGGCAACAACGGCCCCAAGGACGACGCGGCCACCGCCGGGGCGGCCTTTCTGTCCGACTGGTCCGCGGGCAACCTGACCGCGGCCGCCGACCGCACCACCGAGCCCACCCAGGCGCACGCCGCGCTGGACGAGCTCGCCACCCGGCTGCGTCCGGACAAGCGCACGTTCGCCCCCGGCAAGGTGAGCAACTGCGGCGATTCCGCGCCCTGCACGATGCCCTTCCACGCCGATCTGCTGCTCAACGCGCTGGGCGACTGGAATTACGACGGCAGGCTGTCGCTGGTGCACCAGCAGGTCGGGGCGACCAAGAAGTGGCTGGTGGCGTGGTCGCCGAGTGTGATCCACCCGCTGCTCACCGACGACACCACGCTCGCCCGGGTGCGGCACCTGCCGCCGCGGGCCGCGATCCTGGACCGCAGCGGCCGAGCGCTGGTGGACAACCAGGCGGTGGTCAAGGTCGGGGTGAAGGCCGGTGACGTGCCGGACGGCACCATCGAGAAGCTCGCCGACCTGCTCGACGTGAACGTGGACGGCTTGACCACCCGCACGAACCAGGCGCAGGACGGTCAGTTCGTCGAGGCCGTGGTGCTGCGCAAGTCCGACTACCTGGACAAGAAAGCGTCGTTGGACCAGATCGGCGGGGTGGTCACACAGGACGGCACGTTGTCCCTGGCACCGACCCGGGCCTTCGCCCGGGAGGTGCTCGGCACGGTGGCCACCGCGACCGCGGCGTCGTTGCAGAACGCCGGTCCCACCGCCTCGGCGGCCGACTCGGTCGGGTCGTTCGGCCTGCAGGCGATCTACCAGAAGCAGTTGGCCGGCCGGCCGCGCGGCGAGATCGACCTGGTCAAGCGGGACACCAGGGCCGTGGTCAGCACGCTGAGCACCTTCACCGAGGTGCCCGGCTCGCCGGTGCACACCACGTTGGACCTGACCGTGCAACGCGCCGCGGAGAACGCGGTGGCGCTGACCGGGGAGAACTCCTCGCTGGTGGCCATCGACATCCGCACCGGCGACATCCTCGCGGTGGCCAACGGCCCGGCGGACAAGGCCGGCGAGGACCGCGCACTCAACGGGCAGTACGCGCCCGGCTCCACCTTCAAGATCATCACCGCCGCGGCGTTGCTGGCCGGCGGTTTGGAGCCGACCGACACGGTCAACTGCCCGTCCAGCATCACCGTGGACGGCAAGAAGTTCACCAACTACGACGGCCTGGGTTCGCTGGGCGAGGTGTCGTTCAGCAGGGACTTCGAGGAGTCCTGCAACACCGCGTTCATCGGTCAGGCGATGAAGCTCCCCGACGACGCCGTGTCCAACACCGCCGACCTGTTCGGCATTGGCGAGGACTGGGACCTGGTGCTGGACAGCTACTCCGGGAACGTGCCGCCGGCCGCCTCGCCGACCGAGCAGGCCGCGGACGCCATCGGGCAGGGCAAGGTGCTGATGAGCCCGTTGGCGATGGCCGTGGTGGCTGCGGCGGTGGCCGCCGGCACCCCGTACGCGCCCCACCTGGTGACCAGTGGCCCGCCCCCGGAGGTGGCGCCGACCGTAGGGCCCAGTGGGGCACCCACGCTGGGACCCGACGACACCGACAACACCGACGACGGCACCGACGACACCGACGATCCGGACTTCCAGGCCACCCCCGACGAGACCCCGATGGCGTACTCGTCCAACCTCGACGTCACTCCGTCCCCGTCGCCCTCGGCCACCTACGGCGGCGACGTGCTGGCGCCGCTGGAGTACGCCACCGCGCTGCGCAACCTGATGTACGCGACGGTGAAGTCGGGCACCGCAACGGTGCTCAAGATCAAGGGCGAGAAGGTGGGCGCGAAGACCGGCACCGCGGAGTACGGCAGCGAGGTGCAGCCCGGCAAGCACGCCTGGATGGTCGGCTTCATGGGCAACATCGCGTTCGCGGTGATCGTGGAACGCGGCGACACCGGCGCCACTACCGCGGGCCCGCTGGCCAAGTCGTTCCTGACCGACGTCAAGGGCTACAACGTGCCGGCCCGGGAGAACGACAACTGA
- a CDS encoding ROK family protein, which produces MPRSKERVVRPKVMDRLLSHRVVEGRESTLTFDVGGTGIKCAVLDRTGEPVADRLRILTPYPCPPELLVTTLLELADKLPSFDRVSVGLPGMIRGGRVLATPHFITEAGPFTPRRPDLVAAWRRWDAAFALNEAFGCPVRVVNDAELAGFAVIEGSGFEVLLAFGTGLGAALFDDGRLVPKLELSQAPFRDGDTYDQQLGDHARLALGNVRWSRRVAMALDRWQPVLGWDRLYLGGGNAEHLTGDLGHKATRVGNEAGLRGGHRLWSYRTR; this is translated from the coding sequence ATGCCCAGAAGCAAAGAGCGCGTGGTCCGCCCGAAAGTGATGGACCGTCTGTTGTCCCACCGGGTCGTGGAGGGACGGGAATCCACGTTGACCTTCGACGTGGGCGGCACCGGCATCAAGTGCGCGGTGTTGGACCGCACCGGGGAGCCGGTGGCCGACCGGCTGCGTATCCTCACCCCGTATCCGTGCCCCCCGGAACTGCTCGTCACCACGCTGCTCGAGCTCGCGGACAAGCTGCCCTCGTTCGACCGGGTGTCCGTCGGACTGCCCGGCATGATCCGCGGCGGCCGGGTGCTGGCCACCCCGCACTTCATCACCGAGGCGGGTCCGTTCACCCCGCGCCGCCCGGATCTGGTGGCGGCCTGGCGTCGGTGGGACGCCGCGTTCGCGTTGAACGAGGCGTTCGGCTGCCCGGTGCGAGTGGTCAACGACGCGGAGCTGGCCGGGTTCGCGGTGATCGAGGGTTCCGGCTTCGAGGTGCTGTTGGCCTTCGGCACCGGGCTCGGCGCCGCCTTGTTCGACGACGGCCGGTTGGTGCCCAAGCTGGAGTTGTCCCAGGCCCCGTTCCGGGACGGGGACACCTACGACCAGCAACTCGGCGACCACGCTCGCCTCGCGCTGGGCAACGTGCGGTGGAGCCGCCGGGTGGCCATGGCGCTGGACCGCTGGCAGCCCGTGCTCGGCTGGGACCGGCTGTACCTGGGCGGCGGCAATGCCGAGCACCTCACCGGCGACCTCGGGCACAAGGCCACCCGGGTCGGTAACGAGGCCGGACTGCGCGGCGGGCACCGGCTGTGGAGCTACCGCACCCGCTGA